The DNA window CAGTGCCATGATGGCGGTGTTGAAGAAGAAGGACAGCACCGAGTGGGCAAGAGCCACGCGGCGGATGCGCGGCGAGGCGATGGCGACATCGGCCGTCTGGGCGGCGACGCCGATGGTGAAGGAGAAATAGGCAAAGTCCCAGTAGCCGGGCTCGGCAAGGTGGTCGGGGAAGACGAGGCCGGGTTCGCTGCCTTCTCTGAGGTAATAGTCGTGGGCGTAGTGCTGGGTCATGATGGAATGCAGGAACAGCCAGCTGAGCATGATGGTGACGGCGGCGGCGGCCGGGCGCCAAAGGTGGATGACGTTTTCCAGCCGCGCCTGATGCAACTCGGCGCCGATGGCAACGAGGCTCGATACCGTCGCAGCCACCAACAGGAGGATGATCGTCCATTCCCCCTCGTCGTGCAGGGCAGCGCGGCGGCGCAGCTGGTGGACATCCGAGCGCATCATCATCGTCCATGTGGTGGACAGATAGAGCAGGACGCCGGCGTCCCAGCCGGCCAGCACACGGGTT is part of the Pleomorphomonas sp. PLEO genome and encodes:
- a CDS encoding DUF1345 domain-containing protein, which produces MTTPTSRRSVLHRGYRALRVRPRLITSIVVGVAVGLLFPEGFRWQTRVLAGWDAGVLLYLSTTWTMMMRSDVHQLRRRAALHDEGEWTIILLLVAATVSSLVAIGAELHQARLENVIHLWRPAAAAVTIMLSWLFLHSIMTQHYAHDYYLREGSEPGLVFPDHLAEPGYWDFAYFSFTIGVAAQTADVAIASPRIRRVALAHSVLSFFFNTAIMALAINVGASLL